The following are encoded together in the Acidobacteriota bacterium genome:
- the nuoK gene encoding NADH-quinone oxidoreductase subunit NuoK: protein MVPTGLVLAVSGLLFTLGVIGVLIRRSALVIFMSIEIMLNAANLAFVTLSRAHAGMDGQIFAFFVMAVAAAEAAVGLAIIVAVFKRRHSTDVDQMALLKW from the coding sequence ATGGTGCCGACCGGGCTCGTCCTCGCCGTCAGCGGGCTCCTCTTCACGCTGGGCGTCATCGGCGTCCTCATCCGCCGCTCCGCCCTCGTCATCTTCATGTCCATCGAGATCATGCTCAACGCCGCCAACCTCGCCTTCGTGACCCTCTCGCGGGCCCACGCGGGGATGGACGGTCAGATCTTCGCCTTCTTCGTGATGGCGGTGGCCGCGGCCGAGGCCGCGGTGGGCCTCGCCATCATCGTGGCGGTCTTCAAGCGCCGTCACTCCACCGACGTCGATCAGATGGCGCTCCTCAAGTGGTAG
- a CDS encoding NADH-quinone oxidoreductase subunit J: MTEGLFYLTAFVAVMTAAVVILHRNPVVESLALALHLCSIAFFFVLLSAPFAAMIQIILYAGAIMVLFLFVVMLLDPGGEGKAGKVGRAQLYATILGAFALLAALFPVLAGYEPTLPETPAGYGGVESIGTLLFTEYLFPFEAASILLLAAMIGALYLAKREID; this comes from the coding sequence ATGACCGAAGGGCTCTTCTATCTGACCGCGTTCGTGGCCGTGATGACGGCGGCGGTGGTGATCCTCCACCGGAACCCCGTCGTCGAGTCGCTCGCCCTCGCGCTGCACCTGTGCTCCATCGCCTTCTTCTTCGTCCTGCTGTCGGCCCCGTTCGCGGCGATGATCCAGATCATCCTCTACGCGGGGGCGATCATGGTCCTCTTCCTCTTCGTCGTGATGCTCCTCGATCCCGGCGGCGAGGGAAAGGCGGGGAAGGTGGGGAGGGCCCAGCTCTACGCGACGATCCTCGGGGCCTTCGCGCTCCTCGCGGCCCTCTTCCCCGTCCTCGCCGGGTACGAGCCGACCCTGCCTGAGACCCCCGCCGGCTACGGCGGCGTCGAGTCGATCGGCACGCTCCTCTTCACCGAGTACCTCTTTCCGTTCGAGGCGGCGTCGATCCTGCTCCTCGCCGCGATGATCGGGGCGCTCTACCTGGCCAAGCGGGAGATCGACTGA
- the nuoH gene encoding NADH-quinone oxidoreductase subunit NuoH — protein sequence MGPLASAIKIAILAVAVLTAVAYISLAERKIAGFIQERFGPNRVGPWGLLQPVADGLKFIFKEEVVPALAHKPTFILAPAIAFTTALATFAVLPVGSPFHVGDSTIIPQLADLDVGVLYILGIASLGVYGIVLAGWSSNNKYSLMGGLRSSAQLISYELSMTLSVVGVLMAAGSLRLGAIVDAQMGSVWYIVAMPLGFFVFLVSAFAETNRLPFDLPEAEAEIVAGYHTEYSAMKFAMFYMSEYINVTMSSCMMTLLFLGGWHLPFVEGLIAGFSEPARWLVHVAIFGAKVTGLVFLYIWVRWTLPRFRYDQLMRLGWKVLLPMALVNILYVGGAILLGWF from the coding sequence ATGGGCCCCCTCGCGAGCGCAATCAAGATCGCCATCCTCGCGGTCGCGGTCCTCACGGCCGTCGCCTACATCAGCCTCGCGGAGCGCAAGATCGCCGGCTTCATCCAGGAGCGGTTCGGCCCGAACAGGGTCGGACCGTGGGGGCTGTTGCAGCCCGTCGCCGACGGGCTGAAGTTCATCTTCAAGGAGGAGGTCGTCCCGGCGCTCGCGCACAAGCCGACCTTCATCCTCGCCCCCGCGATCGCCTTCACCACGGCGCTCGCCACCTTCGCGGTCCTGCCGGTCGGCTCGCCGTTCCACGTCGGCGACAGCACGATTATCCCTCAGCTCGCCGACCTGGACGTGGGCGTCCTGTACATCCTCGGGATCGCCTCCCTCGGCGTCTACGGCATCGTCCTCGCGGGCTGGTCGTCGAACAACAAGTACTCGCTGATGGGGGGACTGCGCTCGTCGGCGCAGCTCATCTCGTACGAGCTCTCGATGACGCTGTCGGTCGTCGGCGTGCTGATGGCCGCAGGGAGCCTCCGCCTCGGCGCCATCGTCGACGCCCAGATGGGGAGCGTCTGGTACATCGTCGCGATGCCCCTCGGCTTCTTCGTCTTCCTCGTCTCCGCCTTCGCCGAGACGAACCGGCTGCCGTTCGACCTTCCCGAGGCCGAGGCCGAGATCGTCGCCGGGTACCACACCGAGTACTCCGCGATGAAGTTCGCGATGTTCTACATGAGCGAGTACATCAACGTCACGATGTCGAGCTGCATGATGACGCTCCTCTTCCTCGGCGGGTGGCACCTCCCCTTCGTGGAGGGGCTCATCGCGGGGTTCTCGGAGCCCGCGCGCTGGCTCGTGCACGTCGCCATCTTCGGCGCGAAGGTGACGGGGCTCGTCTTCCTCTACATCTGGGTGCGCTGGACGCTGCCGCGCTTCCGCTACGACCAGCTCATGCGCCTCGGGTGGAAGGTCCTCCTCCCGATGGCGCTCGTGAACATCCTGTACGTGGGCGGCGCGATCCTGCTCGGGTGGTTCTGA
- a CDS encoding (2Fe-2S)-binding protein yields the protein MAETIRLTIDGKAVEVDKGTSVIEAARKAGVMPPHYCYHPGLTVAGNCRMCLVEIEKMPKLVTSCTTQAADGMVVLTRSDKVKKGVAGVEEFLLANHPLDCPICDQAGECRLQEYSFKYGNAGSRFREHRMNFKKDVEVGPHVVLDSERCIMCTRCVRFCDEVTRSSELGVFQRGLHNEIGIFPGRPLANDYSGNVVDICPVGALTLKEFRFQKRVWFIRDVPTVCGGCAAGCNVNLGTSENRIYRLTPRENQAVNGWWMCDEGRLSYKPIAESKRLADPESKGGAGFEPSRLPDAAAKIADRLKAAGPSGAAILASANLTVEDLWVVKRLAGAIGPALRVVVPERLRGKDDGFLIKADRTANRKGAALLGFDVDAGGGSTRALLDDVASGRITTLLAIAEDPAALPGGDRALAVLAKGGQLLTIDPFLTVSAGAAAVRVPAAAYGEFEGTYVNFHGRAQRVRRAVTPRSSALPVWQLVALVLQRLGATAAYGSAPDILREVAGAVPAFAGVTWTSLGAGGRALEEPGAGASIAPKGIPRGAGAARG from the coding sequence ATGGCGGAGACGATCCGTCTCACGATTGACGGCAAGGCGGTCGAGGTCGATAAAGGGACCTCCGTGATCGAGGCCGCCCGCAAAGCGGGCGTGATGCCTCCTCACTACTGCTACCACCCCGGCCTCACGGTCGCGGGGAACTGCCGGATGTGCCTCGTCGAGATCGAGAAGATGCCCAAGCTCGTCACGTCGTGCACCACGCAGGCGGCCGACGGGATGGTCGTCCTCACGCGGAGCGACAAGGTGAAGAAGGGGGTCGCGGGGGTCGAGGAGTTCCTCCTCGCGAACCACCCGCTCGACTGCCCCATCTGCGATCAGGCGGGGGAGTGCCGGCTCCAGGAGTACTCCTTCAAGTACGGGAACGCCGGGAGCCGTTTCCGCGAGCACCGGATGAACTTCAAGAAGGACGTCGAGGTCGGGCCTCACGTGGTCCTCGACAGCGAGCGCTGCATCATGTGCACGCGGTGCGTGCGCTTCTGTGACGAGGTCACGCGGTCCTCGGAGCTGGGGGTCTTCCAGCGCGGACTGCACAACGAGATCGGCATCTTCCCGGGACGGCCGCTCGCGAACGACTACTCCGGCAACGTCGTCGACATCTGCCCGGTCGGCGCGCTGACGCTCAAGGAGTTCCGCTTCCAGAAGAGGGTCTGGTTCATCCGCGACGTGCCGACGGTCTGCGGCGGGTGCGCCGCCGGCTGCAACGTGAACCTCGGCACGAGCGAGAACAGGATCTACCGCCTCACGCCGCGCGAGAACCAGGCGGTGAATGGCTGGTGGATGTGTGACGAGGGGCGCCTCTCGTACAAGCCGATTGCCGAGTCGAAGCGGCTCGCGGATCCCGAGTCGAAGGGAGGCGCCGGCTTCGAGCCCTCGCGCCTCCCCGACGCCGCGGCGAAGATCGCCGATCGGCTGAAGGCGGCGGGCCCGTCGGGGGCGGCGATCCTCGCGTCGGCGAACCTGACGGTCGAGGACCTCTGGGTCGTGAAGCGGCTCGCCGGCGCCATCGGCCCCGCGCTCCGCGTCGTCGTCCCGGAGAGGCTTCGCGGGAAGGACGACGGATTCCTCATCAAGGCCGATCGCACCGCGAACCGGAAGGGGGCGGCCCTCCTCGGCTTCGACGTGGATGCGGGGGGCGGCTCGACGCGCGCTCTCCTCGACGACGTCGCCTCGGGGAGGATCACGACGCTCCTCGCCATCGCGGAAGATCCCGCGGCGCTTCCGGGCGGAGATCGCGCTCTCGCCGTGCTCGCGAAGGGGGGGCAGCTCCTGACCATCGATCCGTTCCTGACCGTGTCGGCCGGGGCGGCCGCCGTGCGCGTTCCCGCCGCGGCCTACGGCGAGTTCGAGGGGACGTACGTCAACTTCCACGGGAGAGCCCAGCGCGTGAGGCGCGCCGTCACGCCTCGATCGTCGGCGCTCCCCGTCTGGCAGCTCGTGGCACTCGTCCTTCAGCGTCTCGGAGCCACTGCGGCGTACGGCTCGGCCCCCGACATCCTGCGCGAGGTCGCGGGCGCGGTCCCGGCCTTCGCCGGGGTCACGTGGACTTCACTGGGCGCGGGCGGTCGCGCCCTCGAGGAGCCCGGCGCGGGAGCTTCCATCGCCCCGAAGGGAATCCCGAGGGGCGCGGGGGCGGCGCGTGGGTAG
- the nuoF gene encoding NADH-quinone oxidoreductase subunit NuoF, with translation MAEKLLTRNVGVPGSATLEVYEQRGGYQALRKAITLPPESVTDEVKKSSLRGRGGAGFPTGLKWTFMPKDSPKPRYLIVNADESEPGTFKDRLLMEEDPHLCLEGILISAHAIRAKTAFVYVRGEFVRALRTMQMAVDDARKKGYLGKNILGSGADIDVVMHRGAGAYICGEETALMESLEGKRGYPRLKPPFPAVAGLYGCPTTINNVETLANVPFILERGADWYLTIGREKNAGPKLYCLSGHLKRPGVYEAPLGTQLMTLVNEMGGGLWKDGRKLKAIVPGGASAPVLTAAECADVPMDFDSLAARKSMLGSAGVMVMDDTVCMVRALERILRFFAHESCGQCTPCRVGVSWIHRIVKRIEDGGGQSGDCETMLDVCDNMIGKTICVFADAAALPAMAFVNKFRSEFEDHIKQGRCTLPEA, from the coding sequence ATGGCCGAGAAGCTCCTCACACGGAACGTCGGCGTGCCGGGGTCGGCCACGCTCGAGGTCTACGAGCAGCGCGGCGGGTACCAGGCGCTCCGGAAGGCGATCACGCTTCCTCCCGAGTCGGTGACGGACGAGGTGAAGAAGTCCTCGCTGCGCGGGCGCGGCGGGGCGGGATTCCCGACGGGGCTGAAGTGGACCTTCATGCCGAAGGACTCGCCGAAGCCCCGCTACCTGATCGTGAACGCCGACGAGAGCGAGCCGGGGACCTTCAAGGACCGCCTCCTCATGGAGGAGGACCCGCACCTGTGCCTCGAGGGAATCCTCATCAGCGCCCACGCGATCCGCGCGAAGACGGCGTTCGTCTACGTCCGAGGCGAGTTCGTGAGGGCGCTGCGCACCATGCAGATGGCCGTCGACGACGCGCGGAAGAAGGGCTACCTGGGGAAGAACATCCTCGGGAGCGGCGCCGACATCGACGTCGTCATGCACCGGGGCGCCGGCGCGTACATCTGCGGCGAGGAGACGGCGCTGATGGAATCGCTCGAGGGGAAGCGCGGCTACCCGCGCCTCAAGCCGCCGTTCCCCGCGGTCGCGGGGCTGTACGGCTGCCCGACGACCATCAACAACGTCGAGACGCTCGCGAACGTGCCGTTCATCCTCGAACGCGGCGCCGACTGGTACCTGACGATCGGCCGCGAGAAGAACGCGGGGCCCAAGCTGTACTGCCTCAGCGGCCACCTCAAGCGCCCGGGCGTCTACGAGGCGCCCCTCGGCACGCAGCTCATGACGCTGGTGAACGAGATGGGGGGCGGGCTCTGGAAAGACGGGCGGAAGCTCAAGGCGATCGTCCCGGGCGGGGCGTCGGCGCCGGTCCTCACGGCGGCCGAGTGCGCCGACGTGCCCATGGACTTCGACTCACTCGCCGCGCGCAAGTCGATGCTCGGCTCGGCCGGCGTCATGGTGATGGACGACACGGTCTGCATGGTCCGCGCCCTCGAGCGCATCCTCCGCTTCTTCGCGCACGAGTCGTGCGGCCAGTGCACGCCGTGCCGCGTCGGCGTGAGCTGGATCCACCGGATCGTGAAGCGGATCGAGGACGGAGGCGGGCAGAGCGGCGACTGCGAGACGATGCTGGACGTCTGCGACAACATGATCGGCAAGACGATCTGCGTCTTCGCCGACGCCGCGGCGCTGCCGGCCATGGCGTTCGTGAACAAGTTCCGATCCGAGTTCGAGGATCACATCAAGCAGGGTCGCTGCACCCTCCCCGAGGCCTGA
- the nuoE gene encoding NADH-quinone oxidoreductase subunit NuoE, translated as MSEPRAGTGGLKVLPSDPSKIPGFAAGSVALRGPAGPEGIAPDEGKALTAGSRLEIDRLVALYPDRRSALLPALWVAQKEQGFVGSRAMEEIAAKLDVSPAFVAGVVSFYTMYQTKPIGRHLIQVCTTLSCYLRGADAVVSHLRKKLGVEVGGTTADGKFTLVTVECLGSCGTAPMLQLNDDFHENLDPIAKVDALLDSLK; from the coding sequence ATGAGCGAGCCGCGCGCGGGGACGGGGGGGCTCAAGGTGCTCCCGTCCGATCCCTCGAAGATCCCGGGGTTCGCGGCCGGGTCCGTCGCACTGCGCGGCCCCGCGGGCCCGGAGGGGATCGCGCCGGACGAGGGAAAGGCCCTCACCGCCGGGTCGCGGCTCGAGATCGATCGCCTCGTCGCGCTGTACCCGGACCGGCGATCGGCGCTGCTGCCGGCCCTCTGGGTCGCGCAGAAGGAGCAGGGGTTCGTGGGCAGCAGGGCGATGGAGGAGATCGCGGCGAAGCTCGACGTGTCGCCGGCCTTCGTCGCGGGCGTCGTCTCGTTCTACACGATGTACCAGACGAAGCCGATCGGCCGCCACCTCATCCAGGTCTGCACGACCCTCTCGTGCTATCTCCGCGGCGCCGACGCCGTCGTCTCGCACCTCAGGAAGAAGCTCGGCGTCGAGGTGGGAGGCACGACCGCGGACGGGAAGTTCACGCTGGTGACGGTGGAGTGCCTCGGCTCGTGCGGCACGGCGCCGATGCTCCAGCTCAACGACGATTTCCACGAGAACCTCGACCCGATCGCGAAGGTCGACGCTCTCCTCGACTCCTTGAAATGA
- the nuoD gene encoding NADH dehydrogenase (quinone) subunit D, which yields MSITREKLESGGEAVTINMGPSHPSTHGVLRLVLDLEGEIVRKCTPHVGYLHRGMEKLAENKTYHQFIPYTDRLDYLAPLSNNCAYVMAVEKLIDCEVPPRARAIRVLVCELSRISAHLLWLGTHAVDLGALSVFFYTFREREILYDFIEMLTGTRMTTSYTRVGGLARDLPPGFLDQFKGWVTRFPKEVEEWEALLTHNKIWVERTKDIGVLKLEDAIDLGVTGPNLRACGKDWDLRKVEPYSGYDELDFDVPVGSVGDVYDRYLVRLEEMRQSVRILHQIIAKMPDGPIVVDDPKIVLPPKENVLRKMEELIHQFILVTESFDAPVGEVYHAIEAPKGELGFYIKSEGGRSPYRLKIRSPSFINLQALVKIAEGQLVSDLVAIIASLDPVMGEVDR from the coding sequence ATGTCGATCACGCGCGAGAAGCTCGAGAGCGGAGGCGAGGCGGTCACGATCAACATGGGGCCGTCGCACCCGTCGACCCACGGGGTCCTGAGGCTCGTCCTCGACCTCGAGGGGGAGATCGTGCGGAAGTGCACCCCGCACGTCGGCTACCTCCACCGCGGGATGGAGAAGCTCGCGGAGAACAAGACCTACCACCAGTTCATCCCGTACACCGACCGCCTCGACTACCTCGCCCCCCTCTCGAACAACTGCGCGTACGTGATGGCGGTCGAGAAGCTGATCGACTGCGAGGTGCCGCCTCGGGCGCGGGCGATCCGCGTGCTCGTCTGCGAGCTGAGCCGCATCTCGGCGCACCTCCTGTGGCTCGGCACCCACGCGGTGGACCTCGGCGCGCTCAGCGTCTTCTTCTACACGTTCCGGGAGCGCGAGATCCTCTACGACTTCATCGAGATGCTCACCGGCACGCGCATGACGACGTCGTACACGCGCGTGGGCGGGCTTGCGCGCGATCTGCCGCCGGGGTTCCTCGATCAGTTCAAGGGATGGGTCACCCGCTTCCCGAAGGAGGTCGAGGAGTGGGAGGCGCTCCTCACGCACAACAAGATCTGGGTCGAGCGCACGAAGGACATCGGCGTCCTCAAGCTCGAGGACGCGATCGATCTCGGCGTGACGGGCCCTAACCTCCGCGCCTGCGGAAAGGACTGGGACCTCCGGAAGGTCGAGCCCTACTCCGGCTACGACGAGCTCGACTTCGACGTACCGGTCGGCTCCGTCGGCGACGTCTACGACCGCTACCTCGTCAGGCTCGAGGAGATGCGGCAGAGCGTGCGGATCCTGCACCAGATCATCGCGAAGATGCCGGACGGCCCCATCGTGGTGGACGATCCGAAGATCGTCCTGCCGCCGAAGGAGAACGTCCTCCGGAAGATGGAGGAGCTGATCCACCAGTTCATCCTCGTCACCGAGTCGTTCGACGCGCCGGTGGGCGAGGTCTACCACGCGATCGAGGCGCCGAAGGGTGAGCTCGGCTTCTACATCAAGAGCGAAGGGGGCAGGAGCCCGTACCGCCTGAAGATCCGCTCGCCGTCATTCATCAATCTCCAGGCGCTCGTGAAGATCGCGGAGGGGCAGCTCGTCTCCGACCTCGTGGCCATCATCGCGAGCCTCGACCCCGTCATGGGGGAGGTGGACCGATGA
- a CDS encoding NADH-quinone oxidoreductase subunit C: protein MGVTRWEKPHPIAEKAAEALRARLGASIAETSVFRGEVTVVVDAARIVEACRFVKLDPDLSFEMLSDLTGIHFGDRDYEYEVLYHLYSFRNNARLRLKVRLAETNHCPTVTGVWVGADWQEREAYDLVGVVFDGHPDLRRILMPEDFEFHPLRKDFPLEGHGA, encoded by the coding sequence GTGGGAGTGACGCGCTGGGAGAAGCCCCACCCGATCGCCGAGAAGGCGGCCGAAGCGCTCCGCGCGCGACTCGGCGCGTCGATCGCGGAGACCTCGGTGTTTCGCGGAGAGGTCACGGTCGTCGTCGATGCCGCGCGGATCGTCGAGGCCTGCCGCTTCGTGAAGCTCGATCCCGATCTCTCGTTCGAGATGCTGAGCGATCTGACGGGGATTCACTTCGGCGATCGCGACTACGAGTACGAGGTCCTCTACCACCTGTACTCCTTCCGCAACAACGCGCGCCTGCGCCTGAAGGTCAGGCTCGCAGAGACGAACCACTGCCCCACGGTGACGGGAGTCTGGGTCGGCGCCGACTGGCAGGAGCGCGAGGCGTACGACCTCGTCGGCGTCGTCTTCGACGGGCACCCCGATCTGCGGCGCATCCTCATGCCCGAGGACTTCGAGTTCCACCCGCTCCGCAAGGACTTCCCACTCGAAGGCCACGGAGCCTGA